TATATCTTTACTTGACCAAAATTACATAATATTAACAGTCTCCTTAATAAACTCAGGGCCGTCCCATGAAATTTGGAGGCCCCGTGTGAAATCTTCTAACTTAAGCGATAAAATAAACCGGTAAACTTACACTCCATGATATATTTTAGCAATATAAACTTAATAGAAATTGTCTTTGTGCATAATCTCCAATTGGAAAgtatctttctttttcctttagTATTTCTTGAAATAAAGTTTTCAATGATTTGCAGATGACATTTCTTAGAAGTTGAAATACTACTTAAATCTATGCATATATAGATACAAGATGAATAAAATTTAATCTAGTATACATATTAGATACACCATAAACCTAGCGATCAGAATAAAAATTTAGGTCATGTACCCGGCATCCTTGCTGGTGTGTGCAGGGCAGCTAAGCTTGCCGCTTGTGCTCGCTGCCATATCGCCGGGGAGGTCGCCCAAAGACGTTGCTCGCTGGTTGCTACCTTGCCGCTTTACTGCGGCACGTCAGCAGACGTGCAGACggtaagagcaagtataataatagtgagctataaatCTACTATAAACTTATATGGAGAAGAGAGGTAACAAAAAATCAAGAgggttggctctcatgcaagagctagcttaacatAATCTCCAAGACAAATTCATTAAatatataagtgagagatagagagaagtgaagaaaattatagccaaccttatagcCAATCTATTATGTATGTTAGCTTTAAAATAGTCTAATAGTAAAaagtgagctatactattatCTTATACTATTATCTTGCTCTAAGCGACGAGGGCCAAAAGCCGAGCGACGAGCAGCCGAGCGTCGAGCTGGACAGCGAGACGGTGAGTGCGAGTGCGAGAGCGGCGCAGCGTATGGATTGGGGTAGACGGACGGGAGGACGCTCAAATCGACACACGCGCCGAAAACGAATCGACGTGCTCGCTCAGCCTTTGTTTCCAATTGCACATTTCAATAGATTTAATCTATTGGGCTAATGGTCCTGTGACACGTATTAAGTTATTTGGGCCCCTTAAGATTGGGGGCCTGTGTGGCCCTGAATAAACTTAACTATTATACTGAACCAAATCTACCTAAAATCCCAATGAAACCCAACACAAAACTAAAGCTTTTGTTCTAGTGGAGCTTATCACTGTCACAATGTGCGTAGAGCAGTAAGCTAGCATAATAATAAATATGTAAATGACTAATCCCCGAATCTATTTATAAGTTAAAATAATCTGGCTCACATATTAGCCACTTGAACCGATAGCTGTGAAAGAATCTTATAATACGAATTCAATGCCAAAAAACGGAAGGAGAATGGTGCCACGTGGCAACACCGGTTTTGCAGGCTCGACGACGAAACGTGCGTCCGCGCGTGCAGGGATCGATGAAATGCTCTTGCCTGCGTGCGTGCGCGTCCAGAAATTTCTTCCCAATCCGTCGCCTTTACGTGGAAGAGACGAGATGGTATGCATACATGTTGTAGTGCAAACACGTTGATTTCTCACATTCCCACCGAACAGCTGGCAACAAAGCTTAGTCAGGCAGGCCGCTATTTCTTGTGGATCAAAGTAATAATACGGATTAGCAGGATATAGTTAAATCATCCACTAAAATTTCCTATGTTCCAAACATCCATCTTTTCAAACTTTCTATGGTTTttattcctctgttttacacacgtatttatgtgttttatatttcaaatattttatttcatgtattttgtttttctgAGTTCCAAACATACCTTAGGCTATGTTTAAGAGGAGATAAAAATATTAAGGAGATATATAGAACTAGGTGAGCCATTatcgcatgattaattgactaataattatttcaaacatgaaaaaaattgaaatatgattttctttaaaaggtaacttttctaaagatttttttatgtaaaaacaCACCGACATGTGGGTGAAAAATGATGGACGTTTCCTTTATTTGTCCCTTTATTAGCAATAAGCTAGCTATTGAATAACGAAGAAGAGAGAACAAAAGTAGACTACATATTTGTAGTTAGGTGTAGTATGAGCTCTAAGATAGTATACGAGAAGTAACCACCCCTCATGCAAGTGGTAATTTCTTCACAAACTCCAAGAAAAGAATGGTGTGGTTTGGATGCAAATTGAAACCAGTATGCTACATCTTAATTAGTTAGTTGATGATATGAATAAATTAGAGGTCTTAATCACCTTGCTATAAAACTTGCTTATAAAATTTGCTCTTAGAGCAAAGATAATAGACTAATAGTGGACTATAAACTTATGTGGAGGataaagatttttttaaaaaatattgttgGCTTTCAAGTAAAATCTAGCTCTACACATGCTTTAAGGTAAATATATTAAATTCTTATAAGTAACATAAAGAGAGGAAACGAAATATAGAGATAATCTTATAGCCAACTTATAAGCTCTAATATAAACAGCTTAGTTATCTTTACTGTTAATACGGCTCTTTTACATAtgtgttttaattttttacagGCCCAATTGGCCAGGCTCACTGTACCATGCGTGACAAAGCCGCGCTTTTTCTAGTTGTTGTCTTAAATCGTAACCGTCTACCCCAAGTCTGACGAATCAAAACGAGCAAGCCCCGAGCACCGACTTGACTTGTTCGTCGGCCACTTTTTAAAATCCAAAAaagaaattcattttttttcttctttactACTTTCTCTgttcccctcgccgtcgccgccaccgccaccgtgaCCGGCAAGTGACCTCCGCCCCTCGCCGCGGctcgccgcccggccgccgccaggtTGCCTCGGATGCGTGGAGGTCTGGTCGCCTCTGCGCGGCTACTCCCTCGCCCTCTCGTCCGGTGGTTTCTCCAGCGACGAGCTCAGCAGGTAGGAATTAGGGGGTGCGTGTTTTCCGGCCCTTCTCTCTCCGCGCCACGCTTCTTGTTCCCGATCTGATTTGCTGTAGTCCGTAGATTAGATTGAAAATTTCTCGCAGGATGTGAGAATCGTCGATGTTTAACTACTGCTTTGCTTATTTAGTTCTAAGTTCTAACCTACTAGGGGGGAGAGGTTTACTAAAACCCTCGAACGAAGTCTTTAGTGGTCTTCGGGGATTGGTGTACTGTTGTTGGCAGGAAATTGGTGGGATAATCTCTTGCGCCGTGAGCTAAATTCAATATTTGGACCAAACCAACACATCTGTGCACCATGAAAGGGTCTGGACTTCATGATCAACCTAGAATTGGATAGTTCTTACTTTGTGGTCTGCTATGCATGTGCAATGTTGAATACATTTGCACTATTGCTTTATACTTCTGAATGATGCATATTTCTTGGTTCTATTGCAAAATACTTATGCACCAACTTGATGTTTAGTCTGAATCATGGGGGTATTCTTGTAGCCATGAGCACAGCCATGGATGATCCAGACGTCCTTACTGAAAAGAAGGTAGTTTTTTCTTACATTACCTTGCAGTTCTTATCAGATTCCTGGAGGATTCATCTGCAGTTCATTCCATCGTGAGAGAATATGGTTAAATCCATGCATCCCATGGATATGTATTTTACATAGTATTTATTTATGCATACTTGTTCTTTTAACCTGTAAGTCAGCCAGCCATTTCAGTTACCAATTTGATTTGGATCCTGAATTTGACCCTCATGCTTATCTTTTTGTGTTCATACAATCTGATGGGTTAAATTGTCCTTCTGCAGGATATTAATGAGAACATGTTGGGTGGCAAGAAagttaaaattatatttgttctAGGTATTGTTTTCTCTATTCTTTAGAAGTAATTTCATGCCTTTGACTGCCACTTTATAGAAGAAAAGTGAACTTGCTGTCAGTTCCTTCTTATGCTGTTGTTAATTCATAACTGTATTTATGTGTGTGTGTTGTTTAATCTGATGTAGCATCCATGAACAGGTGGTCCTGGAAGTGGAAAAGGAACTCAGTGCAGCAATATTGTAGAGCATTTTGGTTTTATCCATCTTAGCGCTGGTGAACTCTTGCGTGCAGAAATCAATTCTGGTTCAGAGAACGGGTAAAAACACACACATGCATTTGCCCATGTACACATGCCATATTTATTGTTTCACTCACTTAGTTACTGGTTCTATATTTTGCAGAACCATGATTGACACTATCATAACGGAAGGGAAAATCGTCCCATCTGAGATAACCATAAAGCTTTTGCAAGAAGCCATAATAAAAGGTGGAAATGACAAGTATATCATTGATGGATTTCCACGGAACGAAGAGAATCGTGTTGTATTTGAGAGTGTTGTAAGCTTACTTAGTCTTCATTGTTTTGAATAGAGCAGTAGGAGAATTTTATTTATGTGTATGTTAGTGTTCATATTTTACATTTTAAAAGCAATTACAGACCTTGGTTACTTACTTCCAACTGCTTCAGATAAGCATATCTCCTGAATTTGTTCTATTTTTCGATTGTTCTGAGGAAGAAATGGAAAGGCGCCTTTTGGGTCGCAACCAGGTTTGCTTCTTCTCTGatattaatttgttaaataaatttTGACACAATCACTTGAGTATTTATTTCTTCagacattatttttttcttgttgcCTTGCAGGGAAGAAGTGATGATAACATTGAGACTATCAGGAAAAGATTGAAAGTTTTTGTAGAATCCAGCTTGCCTGTCATTGAGTATTATGAGTCAAAAGGCATGGTTAAGAAGGTGTGTACATTTGTAATGGTTATGCATGCTTCTTGCAGTACAGTTTATTCTCCCTACCGGATTTATAGACTTGTCATCATTTAAGATAATCACACAATATCATATAGTAAACTGCTGTATGGTTCAGGGTCAAAACTTGAAATTCACAGTACACATGGAATAAAGCATGGTTTACTCTGATCTCGTTTTGTGCACTGCAATCAGCCAGTGATGCACAACATATCATATCCTTAGCAGGGACCATGGGGAAAAATAAAACCCTTGAGTAGAGCACACATATTTGTGAGCTGATTGGATGTTTTCTTAAGTCTGATATATGTAGATTGTCATTTTCAGGGTATGTTAATTGATCGTTTGTGATTGAATTAACATATGGCCTCTATCCTTTCTCATCACTTGATTCATTACTCGATTAAGTTGTTGCATTGTGCAAATGCTATGTCAGAAAGTGTACAATAAAGGCCCTGAAACTCCACATATAGCAACAAATTTGCGCTGCATGATTAGAGTCCCATTGCCACAAAGAAATATGATATTCAGTTCAGCAAACAGGGGAAGGTTAAGTAAGTGCAAGAACTTTGTGTTAAAATGGTATCTGTCAGTTGGAGACTACTTCGATCACCATCATCAGATATGGCCATATTTTTGTGCACGTGCTCTATCAGTTTCTGGTTGGTATGTTTTGTCAACGCATGCGCTTTTATTACCTCCAGCTAATCCATTGTTTGATCAGATTGATGCGACAAAACCAGCCCCTGAGGTGTTTGAAGATGTGAAAGCCATCTTTACCCATATGGCTTGAAGGTAAGATGTCAACTTCTCTTGCCCTGTGGCTGTGTGCACCTCTAGTATGCAGCCGTGCACACGGATACTTCCTGTATGACTACCCTACATGACTTCTTAACATCTGCCATTATAATTTTCATTGGCATCTGTGTAGAATATAATTTTGATTGTTTATAAGTCGTATCCTTCTCCAGACCATAACATTATGTTATTTTTCTGTCAGTCTGCTTAGATTCATCAGAAAGGATGGCAAACGGATGAAGTTCACAATGTATCACCTTATACCACTCCTCGTCATCATTTCATTTTTTATCCTAATTAATTGTCTAAACAAGTCGCATTAGAAGCTGTGAAATCCATGCTATTTGCTTAGGTAGATAATCTTCCTCCTGAAGTAGGATACAGAATGTCTCGCACACAGTTGTTGCCCTTGATTAAAAATTTTGATCAATACACATAATGATTGATCAGATCATGCATATCTATCATCAACAGACATGCCCTCATGGCATCCTTAACGTTTTGCAGGTGTCTCAGAAAAGCATGTACGCATGCAGACTATCTCTGCCTTTAACACCGAAAGCTCATGTGCTGCCGACATGTCACTAGATAATCCTTTGCCTGAAATAAGTAGATCTGTTTCTTGTTCGTGCTGGGGAGCCGGAGCACATGCCTAGTGTTTTTGTGCACTCGTCGTTGCCCTGTGCACTTCCATCAGTTCTTAAACTGAAACTGATGTCACATTCTCTGTGAACAACAAATGATCTCTGACCTAGTTTCCTGATTTTGATATTGAGGGTGGGAGTCAGCAGCTTGCTGATGCGATCATGGACGAGTCTCCCGTAGTCTGTAACCTTCTGTTGTTACTGTGTTTTTCTCTGAAAACTGGCCTTCCAATGATCGACTGGCATGTTGCGTGTGATTGTGTATGGATCAATGGAGCCAGGCAGCCAGCAAATGCTTGGTCCCCTGAATTATGTAGCTTTTGTTGTTCTTGTGTCATCTGGAACATCGTCCCCGCTGGCTGGTATGTAGCCGCTTCTGTTGGAGGCTTGCAGTACCTACTAGCGGCTAGGTGTCAACTTCCATTCTCGACATGTTTGTTAGGAGTGGTACATAAGCAGCCATCGCTTTGACTtggtagaaaataaaaatacagGAACAAGGGATGGGCTCAACAATCATAcctaatacttcctccatccaaaaaatatAAGGTGCTCGTCGTCTAATAATAGTATGAATCTGGATAAGCTTTTTCGTTTACTATTGTTTATCTTAACCAGTtaaaggccctctttgtttaggcttttaagccaacttataagtcgaaaagtctaagccaaaacaaacaagcaacCTTTTCATTTGGTTTTTTTAAGCCATAAgtcactctaacactattaagccaaaagttaggttggagaagcttttttgggcttatatgagatagatgtatgactccaccactaaacttaggacattaaatccactggcttataaatcatataagccaataagctgacttaaaagtctaggccaataagcctaagcctaaacaaagagggccaaACTATGGATCATCCGGTTAAAGTATGGGTGTATATACTATTCCCTTTGTCTTCTAGCATTCAAAACTTATTAAAACTAGATGGGTATCCCGTGTGTTGCTGCGGAAGAATTGTGTGATAATATAGTATACACgagttctaaaattttctttgtTACCTACtataccattttttttcatgtgtttatATATTTCTTTACCTTTACTAATTATCCAAAGGTTATAAATAGGTTATAAATGATTAGGTTGTATGATGTGCCTTTTAGGAGGAAGAGATGTAATTTACACTCCTGATGAATCATCCAAAAGACTTAAAACAATTAAGGTGATGT
The Oryza sativa Japonica Group chromosome 6, ASM3414082v1 DNA segment above includes these coding regions:
- the LOC9267059 gene encoding UMP-CMP kinase 4-like isoform X3 codes for the protein MRGGLVASARLLPRPLVRWFLQRRAQQDINENMLGGKKVKIIFVLGGPGSGKGTQCSNIVEHFGFIHLSAGELLRAEINSGSENGTMIDTIITEGKIVPSEITIKLLQEAIIKGGNDKYIIDGFPRNEENRVVFESVISISPEFVLFFDCSEEEMERRLLGRNQGRSDDNIETIRKRLKVFVESSLPVIEYYESKGMVKKIDATKPAPEVFEDVKAIFTHMA
- the LOC9267059 gene encoding UMP-CMP kinase 4-like isoform X1 produces the protein MRGGLVASARLLPRPLVRWFLQRRAQQDINENMLGGKKVKIIFVLGGPGSGKGTQCSNIVEHFGFIHLSAGELLRAEINSGSENGTMIDTIITEGKIVPSEITIKLLQEAIIKGGNDKYIIDGFPRNEENRVVFESVTLVTYFQLLQISISPEFVLFFDCSEEEMERRLLGRNQGRSDDNIETIRKRLKVFVESSLPVIEYYESKGMVKKIDATKPAPEVFEDVKAIFTHMA
- the LOC9267059 gene encoding UMP-CMP kinase 4-like isoform X4 encodes the protein MFSLNHGGILVAMSTAMDDPDVLTEKKDINENMLGGKKVKIIFVLGGPGSGKGTQCSNIVEHFGFIHLSAGELLRAEINSGSENGTMIDTIITEGKIVPSEITIKLLQEAIIKGGNDKYIIDGFPRNEENRVVFESVISISPEFVLFFDCSEEEMERRLLGRNQGRSDDNIETIRKRLKVFVESSLPVIEYYESKGMVKKIDATKPAPEVFEDVKAIFTHMA
- the LOC9267059 gene encoding UMP-CMP kinase 4-like isoform X2, which codes for MFSLNHGGILVAMSTAMDDPDVLTEKKDINENMLGGKKVKIIFVLGGPGSGKGTQCSNIVEHFGFIHLSAGELLRAEINSGSENGTMIDTIITEGKIVPSEITIKLLQEAIIKGGNDKYIIDGFPRNEENRVVFESVTLVTYFQLLQISISPEFVLFFDCSEEEMERRLLGRNQGRSDDNIETIRKRLKVFVESSLPVIEYYESKGMVKKIDATKPAPEVFEDVKAIFTHMA
- the LOC9267059 gene encoding UMP-CMP kinase 4-like isoform X6, giving the protein MSTAMDDPDVLTEKKDINENMLGGKKVKIIFVLGGPGSGKGTQCSNIVEHFGFIHLSAGELLRAEINSGSENGTMIDTIITEGKIVPSEITIKLLQEAIIKGGNDKYIIDGFPRNEENRVVFESVISISPEFVLFFDCSEEEMERRLLGRNQGRSDDNIETIRKRLKVFVESSLPVIEYYESKGMVKKIDATKPAPEVFEDVKAIFTHMA
- the LOC9267059 gene encoding UMP-CMP kinase 4-like isoform X5; the protein is MSTAMDDPDVLTEKKDINENMLGGKKVKIIFVLGGPGSGKGTQCSNIVEHFGFIHLSAGELLRAEINSGSENGTMIDTIITEGKIVPSEITIKLLQEAIIKGGNDKYIIDGFPRNEENRVVFESVTLVTYFQLLQISISPEFVLFFDCSEEEMERRLLGRNQGRSDDNIETIRKRLKVFVESSLPVIEYYESKGMVKKIDATKPAPEVFEDVKAIFTHMA
- the LOC9267059 gene encoding UMP-CMP kinase 4-like isoform X8, whose product is MLGGKKVKIIFVLGGPGSGKGTQCSNIVEHFGFIHLSAGELLRAEINSGSENGTMIDTIITEGKIVPSEITIKLLQEAIIKGGNDKYIIDGFPRNEENRVVFESVISISPEFVLFFDCSEEEMERRLLGRNQGRSDDNIETIRKRLKVFVESSLPVIEYYESKGMVKKIDATKPAPEVFEDVKAIFTHMA
- the LOC9267059 gene encoding UMP-CMP kinase 4-like isoform X7, whose amino-acid sequence is MLGGKKVKIIFVLGGPGSGKGTQCSNIVEHFGFIHLSAGELLRAEINSGSENGTMIDTIITEGKIVPSEITIKLLQEAIIKGGNDKYIIDGFPRNEENRVVFESVTLVTYFQLLQISISPEFVLFFDCSEEEMERRLLGRNQGRSDDNIETIRKRLKVFVESSLPVIEYYESKGMVKKIDATKPAPEVFEDVKAIFTHMA